Proteins from a single region of Anaerolineales bacterium:
- the greA gene encoding transcription elongation factor GreA — protein MGNHAVYVTAEGLKKLEDELEHLRTVKRAEVAQRLHEAMEGGELIENAEYEAAKNEQAFVEGRILELEHMLGQAKVIEPGESTGAIRIGNTVTVRENAGSPETYTIVGSAEANPTQGLISNESPLGQALLDHRVDDEVEVHAPAGALRYKILDIK, from the coding sequence ATGGGCAATCATGCAGTCTACGTCACCGCTGAGGGTCTCAAGAAGCTAGAGGATGAGCTCGAGCATCTGCGAACCGTCAAGCGGGCAGAGGTCGCCCAGCGGTTGCACGAAGCGATGGAAGGCGGCGAGCTGATCGAAAACGCCGAATACGAGGCTGCCAAGAACGAGCAGGCTTTTGTCGAAGGCCGCATCCTGGAGCTCGAGCACATGCTGGGCCAGGCGAAAGTCATCGAACCGGGCGAGTCGACCGGCGCCATACGGATCGGCAATACCGTGACGGTCCGGGAGAACGCCGGCTCTCCGGAAACCTACACGATCGTCGGGTCGGCCGAGGCCAACCCGACACAGGGGCTGATCTCAAACGAGTCGCCTCTCGGCCAGGCCTTGCTGGACCACCGCGTCGACGACGAGGTCGAGGTCCACGCACCGGCCGGAGCGCTGCGCTACAAGATCCTGGACATCAAGTAG
- a CDS encoding OB-fold nucleic acid binding domain-containing protein, whose protein sequence is MADLNELERIRAAKIEGLRQAGLEAYPARAQRTHTTRQALAAFEDQGDLTGAVTVVGRLRSMRSMGKTTFCHIEDGHGRLQLYFRVDDLGQERLNALNDLFDLGDFVQASGALFRTRTGEITLHVTDFHMLAKAVSPLPASKEELVDGTRLVHSAFDNPEARYRQRYADLAVNPEVRDLFATRAGVVRALREFLDSLGFIEVETPVLQPLYGGAAAQPFVTHHNQLHQDLYLRISFELYLKRLLVGGFERVYEIGRDFRNEGVSFKHNPEFTQLEFYMAYADYLQVMDVTEQMVAHAAQQATGSTTIVYDGHTINLAPPWKRMTLRQAIREHSGIDIAEHPDADSLRLAMAAHGHEPAADSTRGKLIDSLLAH, encoded by the coding sequence ATGGCGGACCTGAATGAGCTCGAGCGAATTCGCGCCGCTAAGATCGAGGGCCTGCGCCAGGCTGGCCTCGAGGCCTACCCTGCTCGGGCGCAGCGCACCCACACCACCCGCCAAGCCCTGGCCGCCTTCGAAGACCAGGGCGACCTCACCGGGGCGGTGACCGTGGTCGGCCGGCTGCGCTCGATGCGCAGCATGGGCAAGACCACCTTCTGTCACATCGAGGACGGACACGGCCGGTTGCAGTTGTACTTCCGGGTGGATGACCTCGGCCAGGAGCGGCTGAACGCACTCAACGACCTGTTCGACCTGGGGGACTTCGTCCAGGCCTCGGGCGCTCTGTTTCGGACGCGAACTGGAGAGATTACGCTGCATGTGACCGACTTCCACATGCTGGCCAAGGCAGTGTCTCCCCTGCCCGCCTCCAAGGAAGAGCTGGTCGACGGGACGCGCCTCGTGCACTCGGCCTTCGACAACCCGGAGGCCCGCTACCGTCAACGCTATGCTGACCTGGCGGTGAATCCCGAGGTTCGAGATCTCTTCGCTACCCGAGCAGGCGTGGTGCGGGCGCTGCGTGAATTCCTGGACAGCCTCGGATTCATCGAAGTCGAAACGCCGGTGCTCCAGCCGCTGTACGGTGGGGCCGCAGCCCAGCCGTTCGTTACGCACCACAATCAGCTTCACCAGGACCTGTATCTGCGGATCTCCTTCGAGCTGTACCTCAAGCGGCTGCTGGTGGGTGGCTTCGAGCGTGTATACGAAATCGGCCGCGACTTCCGCAATGAAGGTGTCTCCTTCAAGCACAACCCTGAATTCACCCAGCTCGAGTTCTACATGGCGTACGCTGACTACCTGCAGGTGATGGATGTCACGGAGCAGATGGTGGCCCACGCCGCTCAGCAAGCTACTGGCTCTACAACCATCGTGTACGACGGGCACACGATCAACCTCGCCCCGCCCTGGAAGCGCATGACCCTGCGCCAGGCCATTCGCGAACACAGCGGGATCGACA